From Zalophus californianus isolate mZalCal1 chromosome 16, mZalCal1.pri.v2, whole genome shotgun sequence, one genomic window encodes:
- the SLC35G6 gene encoding solute carrier family 35 member G6, which yields MAGSHPYFNLPDFTQPSPPSTPPSLPSHQRCRPSDATKGLLVALLGGGLPAGFVGPFSRMAYQSSHLPSLELLLCRCLFHLPIALLLKLRGDPLLGPPDVRGRACLHALLNVLSIGCAYSAVQVVPAGNAATVRKGSSTVCSALLALCLESQRLSGYDWCGLLGSTLGLIIIVGPGLGTLQEGTTGLYTALGYVLAFLGGLALSLGLLVYRSLDFPSCLLTVAFLFGLVGLVGSVPGLFVLQTPVLPNDPLSWSCVGAVGILALVSFVCVSYAVTKAHPALVCAVLHSEVVVALMLQYYVLYETVAPSDIMGAGVVLGSIAIITAQNLSCEREGQVEE from the exons ATG GCTGGCAGTCACCCCTACTTCAACCTGCCTGACTTCACTCAGCCATCGCCGCCCTCCACTCCGCCCAGCCTCCCCTCGCACCAGCGCTGCCGGCCTTCCGATGCCACCAAGGGTCTGCTCGTGGCCCTGCTGGGTGGGGGCCTGCCGGCTGGCTTTGTGGGCCCCTTCTCCCGTATGGCTTACCAGTCTTCCCACTTACCCTCGCTGGAGCTGCTCCTCTGTCGGTGTCTCTTCCACCTTCCCATTGCCCTACTACTGAAGCTGCGTGGTGACCCACTGTTGGGACCTCCCGATGTCCGGGGCCGGGCCTGCCTCCATGCCCTGCTCAACGTCCTCAGCATCGGATGCGCCTACAGTGCAGTTCAGGTGGTGCCTGCCGGCAACGCGGCCACGGTCCGCAAAGGTTCTTCCACCGTTTGCTCTGctctccttgccctctgcctcGAGAGTCAGAGGCTCAGCGGCTACGACTGGTGTGGTCTGTTGGGCAGCACCCTGGGACTAATCATCATTGTGGGACCTGGACTAGGGACACTGCAGGAGGGGACCACGGGCCTCTACACTGCCCTGGGCTATGTGCTCGCGTTCCTGGGCGGCCTGGCACTGTCGCTGGGGCTCCTGGTCTATCGCTCCCTGGACTTCCCCTCTTGCCTACTGACAGTGGCCTTCCTGTTTGGCTTAGTGGGGCTGgtgggctctgtgccaggcctctTTGTACTGCAGACCCCTGTGCTTCCCAATGATCCTCTGAGTTGGAGCTGTGTGGGGGCCGTGGGGATCCTCGCCCTGGtctcctttgtgtgtgtgagcTATGCAGTCACGAAGGCCCACCCCGCCCTGGTGTGCGCCGTCCTGCACTCCGAGGTGGTGGTGGCCCTGATGCTGCAGTATTACGTGCTCTATGAGACCGTGGCGCCTTCCGACAtcatgggggcaggggt